Proteins from a genomic interval of Mesobacillus sp. S13:
- a CDS encoding menaquinol-cytochrome c reductase cytochrome b/c subunit, whose protein sequence is MHRGKGMKFVGDSRVPAERKPNIPKDYSEYPGKTEAFWPNFLLKEWMVGAVFLIGYLSLTIAHPSPLERIADPTDTGYIPLPDWYFLFLYQLLKYSYASGPYTVIGAMVIPGLAFGALLLAPFIDRGPERRPSKRPLATGFMLLAIASIFYLTWESVAHHDWEAAKKQGAIVDVEIDKNSDGYKIAQAQTCTSCHGGEFGGSATAPSLLDTKLNAEEIADVAKNGQGNMPAVFKGTDEELQTLAEFIDGLSE, encoded by the coding sequence ATGCATCGTGGTAAAGGTATGAAGTTCGTAGGAGACTCTCGTGTCCCTGCAGAACGCAAGCCTAATATTCCGAAAGACTACTCGGAATACCCTGGCAAAACGGAAGCGTTTTGGCCAAACTTCCTGTTGAAGGAATGGATGGTTGGTGCGGTCTTCCTCATCGGATACTTGAGCTTGACAATTGCTCACCCGTCTCCGCTTGAGAGGATTGCCGACCCTACTGATACAGGGTATATTCCATTGCCAGACTGGTATTTCTTATTCTTATATCAATTGCTTAAATATTCTTATGCTTCCGGGCCATATACAGTAATTGGAGCTATGGTAATTCCGGGTCTTGCATTTGGTGCATTATTGCTTGCGCCGTTTATTGACCGCGGTCCAGAACGCCGTCCATCAAAGCGTCCACTTGCTACTGGTTTTATGCTGTTGGCAATCGCTTCAATCTTCTACCTTACTTGGGAATCTGTTGCCCACCATGACTGGGAAGCAGCCAAGAAGCAGGGAGCGATCGTCGATGTTGAGATCGACAAGAACTCTGACGGATATAAAATCGCACAAGCACAGACATGTACTTCCTGCCACGGTGGGGAGTTCGGGGGCAGTGCTACTGCGCCAAGTCTGTTGGATACTAAATTGAATGCTGAAGAAATTGCAGACGTTGCCAAGAATGGTCAAGGTAACATGCCTGCTGTCTTCAAAGGTACTGACGAAGAACTTCAGACACTTGCTGAATTCATCGACGGCCTAAGCGAGTAA